GCCCCGGTAAGGCGGGGCGTCGCAGTCTCCCCCTGAAGTTCCACCACGCGTCCATCGCGCAGGCGGATCACCCGGTCGGCGCGGGCGGCCACCTCATCGTCATGCGTCACCAGCACCACGGTGAGGCCGTATTCCTTGCGCATTTCGGCGATCAGGCGCAGCACCTCTTCGCCAGCGCGGCTGTCCAGGTTCCCCGTCGGTTCGTCGGCCAGAAGCAGGGTGGGGCGGTTGACCAGCGCCCGGGCCAGGGCCACCCGCTGCTGCTCGCCGCCGGAAAGTTGCCCCGGCAAGTGGTTCAGACGCTCGCCCAGGCCCACGCGTTCCAGCAATTGGCGGGCGCGCTCTTCCACATCAAAGCCGGCGCGGCGCTTGTAGGGCAACAGGGGGAGCATCACATTCTCCAACGCGGTCATTTCCGGGATGAGGTAGAACATCTGGAAGACGAAGCCGACGTGCTCCCGGCGGAAGTCGGCCAGAGCATCGCCCCGCAGGCTGCGGACGTCGGTTTCCAGCAGGCGCAATTGCCCCTCGGTGGGCGTGTCCAACGTGCCCAAGAGGTGCAACAGGGTGCTCTTGCCGGAGCCCGAGGGCCCCTGGATGGCGACGAACTCGCCCTCGTCCACGCTCAGGCTGACGCCGCGCAGCGCCTCCACCGGCACGCCGTCGCCGTACACCTTGCGTAAGTTTTCCGCTTGAATGATGCTCATGGTTGACTCCTTGTACTTCATCCACCGATTGACACCGATTTTCACCGATTTGGAAACCACAGAAAACACAGAATCCTACAGAAAACACAGAAGTTGTTATTTCTGTGCCCACTGTGCCTCCTCTGTGTC
This region of Chloroflexota bacterium genomic DNA includes:
- a CDS encoding ABC transporter ATP-binding protein; amino-acid sequence: MKYKESTMSIIQAENLRKVYGDGVPVEALRGVSLSVDEGEFVAIQGPSGSGKSTLLHLLGTLDTPTEGQLRLLETDVRSLRGDALADFRREHVGFVFQMFYLIPEMTALENVMLPLLPYKRRAGFDVEERARQLLERVGLGERLNHLPGQLSGGEQQRVALARALVNRPTLLLADEPTGNLDSRAGEEVLRLIAEMRKEYGLTVVLVTHDDEVAARADRVIRLRDGRVVELQGETATPRLTGA